Within the Bradyrhizobium ottawaense genome, the region CTGCAACTGGATGCCGGCCGCGCCGCCGACGAACCGCCAGTTCATGACTGACGTCTCGATGATGATCGCGAGCGCGATCGTCGCAATCGAAAAAAAGATGCCCCGCATGCGCAGGGTCAGCAGGCCGACCGCGAGCCCGAGCAGCATGCCGACAACCGCGGCCGCTGATATCTGCACCACAAGCGGCGCCCCCGACACCTTGAACAAGGCGACCGCGGTGTAGACCCCGACGCCGAAGAAGGCGTTGGTGCCGAAATTGACGTAACCGGCGTAGCCGCCGAGGATGCTCCAGGCGACCGACAACACGACGAACTGCAGGATCACATAGCCGGCAAAGAACGGATACTCGTTGCGGACGATCTGCGTCATCGCCATGACCGCGACGAGAAAGACGGCGATGCCGGCCCAGAAGGCGATACTGTTGCGTCGTGTACTCATCGGCCGAGCAGACCTTGCGGCCGGATAGCCAGCACCGCGAGCAGCATCGCGAACGAGATCGCCGGCGCCCAGGAGGCCCCGAACAGCGTGAGCACGATGGTCTCGGCGACGCCGAGGATAATGGCGGCAACCAGCGTGCCGGTCATGCTGCCGAGCCCGGCCATCACGACGACGCAGAACGTCCGCCCGATATAGGCGCGGTCGAGCGTCGGCTCGACCGGTGCCACGATAATCAGGAGCGCACCGGCCATCCCGAGCACTGCGGTCGCAATGCCGAAGGCAAATTGCTTGATCCGGACCGGGTTGGCGCCCATCAGCCGCAGCGCCTCCTCGTCCTGCGCCACGGCGCGGATCGCGCGGCCCATGAAGGTTTTCGACAGATACAGCGCCAGCGAGACCGTCAGCCCCAACGCGACGGCAAACGCGACCAGTTGCCGGATCGGGATCCGGAACTCACCGAACCGCCACGACTGTCCGATATAGCTCGCCGAGACCGATTGCTGGTCGACGCCGAACTGCAGGATGATCAGCACCTCGATGATGAAGGCGATGCCGAAGAAGAATGCGATGCCGCGGACGGCGGCATCGCTGCCGCGTTTCTCGAAGATTTCGTAATAGATGCGATAGGCGACCAGGCCGAACACGAAGAACAACGGCGTGATGATCAGCCCCGCAACCAGCGGGTCGATGTCATAGCGGTCGTTGAGCAGGAATACGCCGTAGGACGCCAGCACCAGAAATGCCGGATGCGCGACATGGGGCACGTCGAGCAGTCCGAACGAAACGGACAGCCCGACGCTGACGGCTGCATAGAAGCAGCCGAGCAGCACCCCCAGCACCACCGCACCGAGCAGCAGGTCCATTGAAAACACGCTAGAAATCCCCCTTGGAGCCTTATCGGTTCTGATGGCATCAGAACCGGGCTCCAATCCTTTGCTTGTAACCCGCTTTCTTCCGCTTCGCTCGAAAACGCGATGGGCTTTTCCCGGCCTGGAAAAAGCCTTGTGGTCCAAAAAGCCTTGCGGTCTATTTGCGCGCAGCCTCGAACGGGCTGACGAGCGTTCCGGTTTTCAGTCTATCGGGGAACAGGATCACCTGCTTGCCGGAAGACCGGAACTGTTCGACGTCCTTGTCCTTGACGCCGCGGAATTGCGCCTGCAGCGTCGCGGTTTCCTTGCGCTCGCCATCCACCGAAAACGCGATCGGCCCGACGATGGTCTTGTGCTCGTTTTCGCGCAGGTATTTTGCCAGCGCCTTCTGGTCGAGCGATTTGGTGGCATTGACCGCCGCCTCGATCATCTGGCCCTGGGCAT harbors:
- a CDS encoding branched-chain amino acid ABC transporter permease — protein: MDLLLGAVVLGVLLGCFYAAVSVGLSVSFGLLDVPHVAHPAFLVLASYGVFLLNDRYDIDPLVAGLIITPLFFVFGLVAYRIYYEIFEKRGSDAAVRGIAFFFGIAFIIEVLIILQFGVDQQSVSASYIGQSWRFGEFRIPIRQLVAFAVALGLTVSLALYLSKTFMGRAIRAVAQDEEALRLMGANPVRIKQFAFGIATAVLGMAGALLIIVAPVEPTLDRAYIGRTFCVVVMAGLGSMTGTLVAAIILGVAETIVLTLFGASWAPAISFAMLLAVLAIRPQGLLGR